Genomic segment of uncultured Desulfobacter sp.:
CCAAAGACAGCCCCATGGCATTGACCCGTTGTTTTTCCTCTTTTTCAAGCAGAGGCATGGCAGAAAGCACCTGGGCCAGGGCCTGGCGCTGCTGGGAGACATCCAGGGCCGTGGCCATACCGTTAATATAGCGCAATTCCAGAAGTTTAAGCGTCATCCGGTTGGCCTCTATCTGCCGGTTAAGCAGCTGCATGCGGGTTCGCACGGAGACAATATCCACCCAGGTATCGGCAATTTCCGTGGACAGGGTCAGTGCGCCGTCCGCCAGATCCTGAACGGCTGCCAGGTATTCCAGTTCCCTTGCACTGACGTCGGCACGGTTTTTCCCCCACAGGTCAAGGGTATAACCGGCATTCAGGGCCGCAGAATAGCTGTGATTATTATCCGAAACGCTTGACTGGCCTGACGTTTTAGACCGGGAATATTTTTGTTCGCCGCCAAGGGAATAATCAAGGGTGGGGCCAAGATTGGATTGTTCGCTTTTCACCTTGGCCAGGGCCTGGTCCGCCCGGGCTTTAAGCACCTTTAAATCATGATTGGCGCCAAGCCCTGCCTGGATCAAGTCACTGAGTTCATCAACATCAAAGGCGAGCCACCACCCGCCGACCGGATTGTTGCTGTCGGTCCCGGGCGTCGGGGTCTCGGTCTGATGCACATAGGCATCAGGCAGTTCAACGGGCATCACAGCCGCTGGATCAGGTCCGATCAGATTGCAGCCGGCAATGGAAACAACCGACATCATCACAATGGCAATCAAAGCATAACGCATCATTTTGCAACCCACTGTTTATAACGTCAAAATTATTAGTAACCGAAAATATACCATGGCCTTAGCGCTATAGCCAGATCATTTCACGGGATTAGCTGGACAATGGCGCATGGAAATAGTTGATTTAAATCCTTTGCAAATTACTTTGAACGATGGTAGTAATTTTCATCTTTACTTAATGGGATTGGTCAGATCGTTCTACTTTCAACTTATTGGGTTTTTCCTAGTTGTGGGGCATTGTTCCCATTTAAACGCCCCGGCCGTTAGACAAAGAAGACGATAAACCGACACCCTAGCCCAACGGGTTCGGCATAGATAAAAATAGATAAAAAAAGATAGGAAAGAAGCTAAACATAAAATGAGTATTTCAAATTTTTACGTGGCAGGGGTGACCTGATCTATTGGAGGCCAGGCGTTTGCCACAAAATCTATTCCTTCAAAGGAGGACGGACAATGATGAAAAAAGTTTTGAAATCGGTAATGGCTGTTAGCTTATTTTTGACGCTCACCAGTGCCCCAGTTCTTGCCAGCGGCCACAAAGCAGCCAAACCAAGTCCAGATGAAGCAATCGCCATGCTCAAAGCAGGTAACGAACGTTTTGTAGCTGGTAAATCAACGCAACCGCATACGGATGCGGCCCGTCTTGCACTTGCCGGCAAAGAAGACCAGGGGGATCACGCCTATGCAACCGTAATCACCTGCTCTGACTCCAGAGTGCCCGTTGAAATTCTATTTGATGCCGGTATTATGGATATTTTTGTCATTAGAGTGGCCGGCAATGTTCTGGATGTTGATGAGATCGGATCTGTTGAATATGGCCTTGCCCATGTAAACACCCCGGTATTTGTCGTGCTTGGGCATACCCAATGCGGCGCTGTTACCGCAGTCACAAAAGCGGTACAGGGTCACGGCCACCCATTGGAAAGAAATATTCCGCCGCTGGTTGACAACATCATCCCCGCCGTGGAAAAGGCCATCGCAGAGAATCCGGAAGCCCATGGCACCGATGTCATCCCCTATGCCATTGAAGAAAATATCTGGCAGGGCATTGAGGATCTGTTCATGGCAAGTCCTTCTTCCCGCCAGCTTGTGAACGAAGGGAAAGCCAAAGTTGTCGGCGCCATCTATGACGTATCAAACGGTAAAATAGACTGGTTGCCCGAAGCAAAAACCACTGAAATCCTGAAAAAAGTTGAAGCGAATCCCCAAAGAGCCATGGAAGCCATGGCAGAATAGATGTTTGAACTATAGGCGGATCATTTCACCGGGGTGCTCGGGGCCGGCGACATGAAGAACCGTGGACAGGAGATCAAGGGTTTTCGCCATCTCTGTGGATGCTTTTTCAGGGCAATTGTTCTCTTCACTTAGATGGGCAAGTACCACATGCGCAAGATCCTTGTGAGACAGTTCCGCCACCAGGTCCCTGGCATTCTGATTGGATAGATGCCCTTTTCGAGACTGAATCCGCTGCTTTAAATACCAGGGATAGGGCCCTGCCATGAGCATTTCAGGATCATGATTGGCCTCAATATACAAGGCATTGACACAGCTGAGATGGGTTCGCACAAGATTTGTGACAACCCCGAGGTCCGTGGCAATGCCTATCTTTTTTCCCTGGTGTTGCAAGGTAAGGCCCGCAGGATCACAGGCATCGTGGCTGACGGCAAATGGATTGACAGCAAGGGAACCGATATCAAAGGCTGCGCCGCACTCAAAAAAATTGAGCAGGTCAATTTTACCTAAACCCTTGCAGGCTTTATATGTGTCAGCGGTTATATAGACAGGGATATTGAACCTGCGGCTCAATACCCCTGCCCCTTTGACGTGATCGGTGTGTTCGTGGGTGATGATGATGGCTTTCAGTTCTTCCGGCGTCCGGCCGACGGCAGCCAGCCGACGCTGGATCTCTATGCCTGAAAGCCCGGCATCAACAAGCACGGCAGTATCCGGTGTGGATACGAATACGGCATTCCCCTTGCTGCCGCTGGCAAGGGGACACAGGCAGAAATCGCTATTTTTCAGCGTCTTCTGCATCTTTTTTAGCGGCTTTATAAGAAAGCTTAATTTTCCCGTCCCGGGTGATATCCAGCACCTTGACCTTGATCACTTCGCCTTCTTTAACCACATCGGTAACTTTTTTAACCCGGTAGTCTGCCAGTTCGGAAATGTGAACCAGGCCGTCTGTGCCGGATTTAATGTTTACAAAGGCCCCAAAGTCGGTGATCTTCACCACGGCGCCTTCGTAGATGGCACCGATCTCCGGATCCATGGCAATATCTTTGACCATGGCCACAGCCTTGGCTGAATCTTCTTCATTTTCGGCGGCAATTTTTACAATGCCGTCATCATCCACCTCAATGGTGGTGTTGGTGTCGGCCTGCAGGGCTCGAATCACCTTGCCGCCCGGACCGATAATATCCCGGATCTTATCTTTGTTGATCTGGATGGATACGATCTTGGGCGCATGGGGGGAAATCTCCGTTCTTGCCTGATCCAGGGTATCGAGCATTTTCTCCAGAATATGCAGACGGCCGCCGTTGGCCTGGTTCAATGCATTCTCCATGATCTCTTTGGACAACTCTTTGATCTTAATGTCCATCTGGAGAGCGGTAATGCCCTCTTTGGTGCCGGCAACCTTAAAGTCCATATCACCGAAATGATCCTCGTCTCCGAGGATATCGGAAAGGACAACCGTGTTATTTTCATCGGAGACCAGACCCATGGCAATGCCGGATACCGGTGCTTTAATGGGCACACCGCCGTCCATCAGTGCCAGACAGCCGGAACATACAGTACCCATGGAAGAGGAACCGTTGGATTCCATAACTTCACCCACCAGACGGATGGTGTATTCAAACTCATCATGGGGCGGAATAACCCGGCTCAATGCCCTGTGGGCCAAATTTCCATGGCCGATATCCCGGCGAGACGGCCCACCCGGGCGTTTCACCTCGCCAACGGAATAGGGAGGAAAATTGTAATGGAGCATAAATTTCCGGGTTTCATTATTGGATTCCAGAGTCTCCAGGCGCTGCTCATCCAAGCCGGAACCCAGGGTAAGTACGCCCAGAACCTGTGTTTCACCACGGGTAAACAGCGCAGAACCATGGGGGCGGGGCAGACAGCCCACGTCGCAGGCAATCTGACGGATCTCATCAAAGGCACGGCCGTCAATACGCCGGTTTTCCTTGAGAACAATATCCCTGGACACTTTTTTAACAGTTTTACCGA
This window contains:
- a CDS encoding efflux transporter outer membrane subunit, coding for MMRYALIAIVMMSVVSIAGCNLIGPDPAAVMPVELPDAYVHQTETPTPGTDSNNPVGGWWLAFDVDELSDLIQAGLGANHDLKVLKARADQALAKVKSEQSNLGPTLDYSLGGEQKYSRSKTSGQSSVSDNNHSYSAALNAGYTLDLWGKNRADVSARELEYLAAVQDLADGALTLSTEIADTWVDIVSVRTRMQLLNRQIEANRMTLKLLELRYINGMATALDVSQQRQALAQVLSAMPLLEKEEKQRVNAMGLSLGRTPGTPVAVSTTDLPRTFLTPQPGIPSDLLENRPDIRAARMRLDAAALDVESAKADLLPELTLSASAAFSSGTLDLLFQNWVVSLGAALAGPLLDAGERKAEIERTRAVVREEVNTYAKTVASAIGEVEDALVSIDRQNAYIDLLEQQLLAIKVTLQDARVQYLNGQSSYLNYLSAWASMESLERQLVSERATYVKERIALYNVTGRPTFFFERRPGTSQ
- a CDS encoding carbonic anhydrase produces the protein MMKKVLKSVMAVSLFLTLTSAPVLASGHKAAKPSPDEAIAMLKAGNERFVAGKSTQPHTDAARLALAGKEDQGDHAYATVITCSDSRVPVEILFDAGIMDIFVIRVAGNVLDVDEIGSVEYGLAHVNTPVFVVLGHTQCGAVTAVTKAVQGHGHPLERNIPPLVDNIIPAVEKAIAENPEAHGTDVIPYAIEENIWQGIEDLFMASPSSRQLVNEGKAKVVGAIYDVSNGKIDWLPEAKTTEILKKVEANPQRAMEAMAE
- a CDS encoding MBL fold metallo-hydrolase, with product MQKTLKNSDFCLCPLASGSKGNAVFVSTPDTAVLVDAGLSGIEIQRRLAAVGRTPEELKAIIITHEHTDHVKGAGVLSRRFNIPVYITADTYKACKGLGKIDLLNFFECGAAFDIGSLAVNPFAVSHDACDPAGLTLQHQGKKIGIATDLGVVTNLVRTHLSCVNALYIEANHDPEMLMAGPYPWYLKQRIQSRKGHLSNQNARDLVAELSHKDLAHVVLAHLSEENNCPEKASTEMAKTLDLLSTVLHVAGPEHPGEMIRL
- the pnp gene encoding polyribonucleotide nucleotidyltransferase, yielding MEKIVSANIGGKELIISTGKIAKQASGAVMVEYGETVVLVTAVASKDPKDDFSFLPLSVEYQEKIYAAGRIPGNYFRREIGRPSEHETLNARLIDRPIRPLFEDGYNFETQVIATVMSTDKLCDPGILAMIGASAALEISDIPFDGPIAGIKVGRVNGQFIANPTPAQMEQSDIDLTVAGSKTGVVMVEGGADIVSEKDMLDAIFFGHEAMQPAIALQEELKNAVGKTKREFIPPKKDEALEAKVQDWAWDKIHEKVQIKTKLERQDALRALKDETVALFESEYPEQIKDIKEVFGKTVKKVSRDIVLKENRRIDGRAFDEIRQIACDVGCLPRPHGSALFTRGETQVLGVLTLGSGLDEQRLETLESNNETRKFMLHYNFPPYSVGEVKRPGGPSRRDIGHGNLAHRALSRVIPPHDEFEYTIRLVGEVMESNGSSSMGTVCSGCLALMDGGVPIKAPVSGIAMGLVSDENNTVVLSDILGDEDHFGDMDFKVAGTKEGITALQMDIKIKELSKEIMENALNQANGGRLHILEKMLDTLDQARTEISPHAPKIVSIQINKDKIRDIIGPGGKVIRALQADTNTTIEVDDDGIVKIAAENEEDSAKAVAMVKDIAMDPEIGAIYEGAVVKITDFGAFVNIKSGTDGLVHISELADYRVKKVTDVVKEGEVIKVKVLDITRDGKIKLSYKAAKKDAEDAEK